A DNA window from Boseongicola sp. contains the following coding sequences:
- a CDS encoding phage terminase large subunit family protein — translation MTISEWSDEYRFLSPKAAAEPGRWRTERTPYLREIMDQLSPHKRAQRVVFMKGAQIGGTEAGNNWMGYVIHMAPGPMMAVAPTVEMAKRNSKQRIDPLLEDSKELKARVKPARSRDSGNTVLSKEFPGGVLVMTGANSAVGLRSMPARYLFMDEVDGYPGDVEGEGDPIILAERRSATFQGRRKVFLVSTPTLKGLSRIAREFDNSDQRYFHVPCPHCRHEQPLRFSQLRWTEGNPSDVTYECESCEELIAEHHKTEMLAKGQWMATAKGDGQTVGYHLSSLYSPVGWFSWSDAAAMFEQAKEHPELMKSFVNTVLGEPFEEEHEAPDWERLYARRETYAQGVVPKTGLFLTAGVDVQKDRLECEVVAWGRDKQSWSVDYIVMDGDTARRDVWQKLDDVLRRDWPHETGHTIPIRVMAVDSGYATQDVYAWAKGHPQAVWGAGGARASQPRTVVAVKGQDRDTALILSVSKADVGGRRRGLRVWNVSGPVAKVELYRWLKLDWPSETELKDGMPYPAGSCHFPQYAEEYFKQLTAEKRIIRVHRGYPRAVWEKDPTRNNEALDCRVYARAAASIYGLDRFSERHWLQLEEVLGKPVPTAQIHPQPTETKEAAALNERLKQRPVQMADDPYL, via the coding sequence ATGACCATTTCTGAATGGTCGGACGAATATCGCTTCCTATCCCCTAAAGCTGCAGCAGAACCCGGGCGCTGGCGCACAGAACGTACGCCGTATTTACGCGAAATTATGGATCAACTCTCGCCTCATAAGCGGGCGCAGCGAGTGGTTTTCATGAAAGGTGCCCAGATCGGCGGGACCGAGGCTGGTAATAACTGGATGGGATATGTCATTCACATGGCTCCCGGCCCAATGATGGCTGTGGCACCAACAGTTGAAATGGCCAAACGAAATTCCAAACAGCGTATTGATCCGCTTTTGGAGGATTCCAAGGAATTAAAAGCGCGGGTGAAGCCCGCACGCTCACGAGATTCCGGCAACACCGTGTTGTCGAAAGAGTTTCCAGGCGGTGTGCTGGTCATGACAGGCGCGAATTCGGCAGTGGGCTTACGTTCTATGCCAGCGCGGTATCTGTTTATGGATGAAGTGGATGGCTATCCCGGCGATGTCGAGGGTGAAGGCGATCCAATCATACTAGCAGAACGCCGAAGCGCCACATTTCAGGGGCGACGTAAGGTTTTTCTTGTGAGCACACCAACATTGAAAGGATTATCGCGCATTGCCCGGGAATTTGACAATTCAGACCAACGTTATTTTCATGTGCCTTGCCCTCATTGCAGGCATGAGCAGCCATTAAGGTTTTCACAGCTCCGCTGGACCGAGGGTAACCCTTCGGATGTAACGTATGAATGTGAATCTTGCGAAGAACTGATCGCAGAGCATCACAAAACAGAAATGCTTGCCAAGGGTCAGTGGATGGCAACAGCCAAAGGTGATGGGCAGACGGTTGGTTATCATTTGTCTTCGCTTTACAGCCCGGTGGGCTGGTTCAGCTGGTCAGATGCAGCGGCGATGTTCGAGCAAGCCAAGGAACATCCAGAGTTGATGAAAAGTTTCGTCAACACAGTGCTGGGTGAGCCGTTTGAAGAAGAACATGAAGCACCTGACTGGGAGAGACTTTATGCGCGGCGGGAAACTTACGCGCAAGGTGTTGTGCCCAAGACAGGCTTATTTTTGACCGCTGGTGTGGATGTCCAAAAAGACCGCCTTGAATGTGAAGTGGTTGCATGGGGCCGCGATAAACAAAGCTGGTCTGTCGATTACATTGTGATGGATGGTGATACCGCCCGCCGTGATGTGTGGCAAAAACTTGATGATGTCTTGCGCCGTGACTGGCCGCATGAAACCGGACACACCATCCCTATCCGCGTCATGGCTGTGGATTCTGGTTATGCCACGCAGGATGTTTATGCATGGGCCAAAGGTCACCCCCAAGCTGTTTGGGGCGCTGGTGGTGCCAGAGCCAGCCAGCCGCGCACCGTCGTGGCCGTCAAAGGCCAAGATCGGGATACAGCGCTGATTTTAAGCGTATCGAAAGCTGATGTTGGCGGTCGTAGACGCGGGCTTCGGGTGTGGAATGTTTCCGGTCCGGTGGCCAAGGTTGAACTTTACCGCTGGCTGAAACTGGACTGGCCATCAGAGACCGAACTGAAGGATGGTATGCCATATCCGGCAGGTAGCTGTCATTTTCCGCAATATGCGGAAGAGTATTTCAAACAGCTGACGGCTGAGAAACGCATTATCCGGGTGCATCGCGGTTATCCCCGCGCTGTGTGGGAGAAAGACCCCACCCGTAATAATGAGGCGTTGGATTGCCGGGTGTATGCCCGCGCCGCTGCCAGCATTTATGGATTGGATCGTTTTTCAGAACGCCATTGGCTGCAGCTGGAGGAAGTCTTGGGAAAGCCTGTGCCGACGGCGCAGATTCACCCCCAACCAACAGAAACAAAGGAAGCAGCGGCTTTGAACGAGCGTTTGAAACAGCGGCCTGTTCAGATGGCTGATGATCCGTATTTGTAA
- a CDS encoding phage portal protein: MTKSNGQPDTAHRAASLSARELASWLPPAGSADSDLIPELGTLVSRSRDLVRNHGVASGAFQTLTDNVVGTGLRLAAQPDYKSLGKDKAWADEWSRHVESLWRSWAETTECDAAKSLTFAGMTSQVYRSSMLNGEALALPLWLKERRFSTGLQLVEPDRLSNPDGKPDSKLLRGGIEIDSYGAAKAYWIRKNHPGDYLLSAGSEKDWQRIPVETPFGRRRVLHIADLERSGQSRGKPLLTSIMPLFKMLDHYERSELQAAVVNAMIAAFIETPLDSEAIGEMFGGSVDDYVAARNEWKIRLQGGAIIPVFPGDKVSPFTPSRPNSGYGQFVESILRHIGTGLNIPFELLMKDFSKTNYSSARAALMEAWRFFMGRRQWLATYWARPVYELWLEEAISKGLIEAPGFYQNRAAWTRSKWIGPGRGWIDPVKEAEASRIRMENGLSTLEEECASQGLDWEEVLEQRAREQAKMKELGLSTPAMAATLKQDDKDESME; encoded by the coding sequence ATGACAAAAAGCAATGGTCAGCCAGATACAGCACATCGGGCAGCATCCCTGTCTGCCAGAGAGCTGGCATCATGGCTACCGCCTGCCGGATCTGCCGATAGTGACTTAATCCCTGAGCTTGGCACCTTGGTATCACGCTCACGCGACTTGGTGCGTAATCACGGCGTGGCTTCCGGTGCATTTCAAACCCTGACGGATAATGTTGTCGGCACTGGGCTGCGATTGGCAGCACAACCTGATTACAAGTCATTGGGAAAGGATAAAGCGTGGGCAGATGAATGGTCACGTCATGTGGAATCCTTATGGCGTAGCTGGGCCGAAACCACGGAATGTGATGCAGCAAAGTCTCTGACCTTTGCCGGAATGACATCTCAAGTATATCGCTCTTCTATGCTTAATGGTGAAGCTTTGGCTTTGCCACTTTGGTTGAAAGAGCGTCGATTCTCAACAGGCTTGCAACTGGTAGAGCCGGACCGCCTTAGTAATCCTGATGGCAAGCCAGATTCCAAATTGTTGCGCGGTGGTATTGAGATTGATAGCTATGGTGCCGCCAAAGCCTACTGGATCAGAAAAAATCATCCCGGTGATTATTTGTTATCGGCAGGATCAGAAAAAGATTGGCAACGCATTCCAGTGGAAACACCATTTGGTCGTCGCCGTGTGCTGCACATTGCTGATCTGGAACGCAGTGGACAAAGCCGAGGCAAACCGCTTCTGACCAGCATCATGCCGTTGTTCAAGATGCTTGATCATTATGAGCGTAGCGAACTGCAAGCAGCTGTAGTCAACGCCATGATCGCCGCATTTATTGAAACCCCGCTTGATAGTGAGGCTATCGGTGAAATGTTTGGCGGCAGCGTGGATGATTATGTGGCTGCCCGCAATGAATGGAAAATACGCTTGCAAGGCGGTGCCATTATTCCGGTTTTTCCGGGCGATAAGGTATCCCCCTTTACGCCAAGCCGCCCCAATAGCGGATACGGCCAGTTTGTGGAGAGTATTTTGCGGCATATCGGAACGGGATTAAACATTCCGTTTGAATTGCTGATGAAGGATTTTTCAAAAACCAACTATTCCAGTGCAAGAGCAGCACTCATGGAAGCATGGCGCTTTTTTATGGGGCGCAGGCAATGGCTTGCAACCTACTGGGCACGCCCGGTTTATGAATTGTGGCTGGAAGAAGCGATTAGCAAAGGCTTGATCGAGGCTCCCGGCTTTTATCAAAACCGCGCCGCATGGACACGCTCTAAATGGATTGGCCCCGGTCGCGGCTGGATTGATCCAGTCAAAGAAGCTGAGGCCTCACGCATCCGCATGGAAAACGGCCTCTCTACTTTGGAAGAAGAATGTGCCTCACAAGGCTTGGACTGGGAAGAAGTATTGGAACAGCGTGCGCGTGAACAAGCCAAGATGAAAGAGCTTGGTTTGAGCACCCCGGCTATGGCCGCAACATTAAAACAGGATGATAAAGATGAGAGTATGGAATAA
- a CDS encoding S49 family peptidase, protein MIKMRVWNKAADEPWAITSSALTTILDIAARQNAPPEAVAAKLGRELQNSYRLEMRDGIAVLPVVGPLFRYANLFTQVSGASSYELLAKDFTQAAENPDVKAIVLNIDSPGGEVNGCAEFADMIHEARGVKPIIAYASGDAASGAYWIAAAADEIVVSKTSALGSIGVVGVYRGNKGEDAVEVVSSQSPYKRLDPDTDDGRARLQKRIDAMADVFVEAVAKYRGVASSHVQNHYGSGDVFIGDAAVKQGLADRIGSFEKLLNEISGNPVSEPSPHSINPNQQEKSMDDIQSLREAYPDLTARLEHDAVKQGVATERSRVQGILSHDEANARTLLAQHLAFETDMGVEAAVSVLSKAPLETPTRDDVSGFSAAMGATPNPEITPSPEAEDDSEEAVAKRLATY, encoded by the coding sequence ATGATAAAGATGAGAGTATGGAATAAAGCAGCTGATGAGCCTTGGGCAATTACATCATCAGCGCTGACAACAATTTTGGATATTGCCGCAAGGCAAAATGCACCGCCTGAAGCGGTCGCAGCCAAACTGGGGCGAGAGCTGCAAAACAGTTATCGCCTTGAGATGAGAGACGGAATAGCGGTCCTGCCAGTGGTTGGGCCGCTTTTTCGTTATGCCAACCTGTTTACGCAGGTGAGCGGCGCATCCTCTTATGAATTGTTGGCCAAGGATTTCACACAAGCGGCAGAGAACCCCGATGTGAAAGCCATTGTCTTGAACATCGATTCACCGGGCGGTGAAGTGAATGGCTGCGCCGAATTTGCTGACATGATCCATGAGGCACGCGGGGTTAAACCCATTATCGCTTACGCCTCTGGCGATGCAGCATCTGGTGCCTACTGGATTGCAGCCGCAGCCGATGAGATTGTGGTGTCAAAAACCAGCGCTCTTGGCTCCATTGGCGTGGTCGGCGTTTATCGCGGCAATAAGGGTGAGGATGCGGTGGAAGTCGTGTCTTCACAAAGCCCTTATAAACGGCTTGATCCGGATACGGATGATGGTCGCGCCCGATTGCAAAAGCGCATCGATGCGATGGCAGATGTGTTTGTGGAGGCGGTTGCCAAGTATCGCGGCGTGGCCTCCAGCCATGTGCAAAACCATTACGGCAGTGGCGATGTGTTCATTGGGGATGCTGCTGTAAAGCAAGGTCTGGCCGACCGTATCGGCTCGTTTGAAAAGCTCCTCAATGAAATCAGCGGCAATCCGGTCTCAGAGCCTTCCCCGCATTCTATCAATCCAAACCAACAGGAGAAAAGCATGGATGATATCCAAAGCCTGCGGGAGGCTTACCCCGATTTAACGGCCCGTCTTGAACACGATGCGGTCAAACAAGGTGTCGCCACCGAGCGCAGCCGTGTGCAAGGCATTCTGTCTCATGATGAAGCCAATGCACGCACATTGCTGGCACAGCATCTGGCCTTTGAAACCGATATGGGGGTCGAAGCTGCTGTATCTGTTTTATCCAAAGCGCCGCTTGAAACGCCCACCCGCGATGATGTGTCGGGATTTAGTGCCGCGATGGGAGCAACGCCCAATCCTGAAATCACCCCGTCACCCGAGGCCGAGGATGACAGCGAGGAAGCTGTCGCCAAGCGTCTGGCAACTTACTAA
- a CDS encoding head decoration protein — MNAYSNHAGGFTDQGGYTPDNLVAGEFPAVQRIETITGGAAYPRGAVLGRITASDLYILSDANATDGSQKPAAILAEPIDTTSGDAEAVVYHSGEFNSNALTYGAGHDATSVWNSLRSDGPSTIFLRKNQEV, encoded by the coding sequence ATGAACGCATATTCTAATCATGCCGGAGGCTTTACCGACCAAGGTGGCTATACCCCGGACAATCTGGTTGCGGGTGAATTTCCTGCTGTCCAACGCATTGAAACGATCACAGGTGGTGCCGCCTATCCACGCGGCGCTGTTTTGGGCCGCATCACGGCATCTGATCTTTATATCCTAAGCGATGCCAATGCGACGGATGGATCACAAAAGCCTGCCGCCATTCTGGCTGAGCCAATTGACACGACATCGGGTGATGCCGAAGCCGTTGTCTATCATTCAGGCGAATTTAACAGCAATGCACTGACCTACGGTGCTGGCCATGATGCAACGAGCGTCTGGAACAGTCTCCGCAGCGATGGGCCAAGCACCATCTTTCTACGCAAAAATCAGGAGGTATAA
- a CDS encoding major capsid protein yields MMVDIFSTFVLNRTVEHLERPASFLLDTFFGSIQTEESEEIHFDIDQSKPRLAPFVSPLVAGRVVANEGFTTQSFKPAYVKDKRRFDANTPLKRSIGEKIGGSLPASRRLEAAVSRSLRNQLENLTRREEVMAAEALIKGTVTVAGEDYPTKIVDFKRDPALTLALTGAAKWDSVDAPALDHLEDWASLVQEKSGAVARVVIMDPKAWRHFRKNKQVIGQLEIRRGTNATISTDPIVRGQGNEKARYVGSIGDFDFHVYNDVYVADDGTTQNLLPDYTVLLVSQGQLEGTRCYGMIMDEKAAFKALRYFSKSWLEEDPAVRWLLMQSAPLVVPYRPNASFCATVA; encoded by the coding sequence ATCATGGTTGATATTTTTTCTACATTTGTGCTGAACCGCACCGTTGAGCATCTGGAGCGACCAGCCTCCTTTTTGCTGGACACGTTTTTTGGCTCGATCCAGACGGAAGAGTCCGAAGAAATCCACTTTGATATTGATCAGTCCAAGCCGCGCCTTGCGCCCTTTGTCTCGCCATTGGTTGCGGGCCGTGTTGTGGCCAATGAAGGCTTTACGACCCAGAGCTTTAAACCTGCTTACGTGAAAGACAAGCGCCGCTTTGATGCCAATACACCGCTCAAACGCAGCATTGGTGAAAAGATCGGTGGCTCTCTTCCGGCAAGTCGGCGTTTGGAAGCAGCCGTCAGTCGCTCGCTGCGTAATCAACTTGAAAATCTCACACGCCGTGAGGAAGTGATGGCAGCAGAAGCCTTGATCAAAGGCACTGTTACCGTTGCAGGTGAAGATTACCCGACCAAGATCGTTGATTTTAAACGCGACCCGGCTTTGACACTGGCACTTACAGGTGCTGCCAAGTGGGATAGCGTGGACGCGCCTGCTTTGGATCATCTGGAAGACTGGGCCAGCTTGGTGCAGGAAAAGTCTGGTGCTGTGGCCCGTGTTGTGATCATGGACCCGAAAGCATGGCGACATTTCCGCAAGAACAAGCAGGTTATCGGGCAGCTTGAAATCCGTCGCGGCACCAATGCGACGATTTCCACCGATCCTATCGTGCGTGGTCAAGGCAATGAGAAAGCACGCTATGTCGGCTCCATCGGGGATTTTGATTTCCATGTCTATAACGATGTTTATGTTGCCGATGATGGCACGACGCAAAACTTGCTGCCTGATTACACGGTCTTGCTGGTCAGCCAAGGTCAGCTAGAAGGAACTCGCTGCTACGGCATGATCATGGATGAGAAAGCAGCCTTCAAGGCACTGCGTTATTTCTCCAAATCTTGGCTGGAAGAAGACCCTGCGGTTCGCTGGCTGTTGATGCAGTCTGCGCCTTTGGTGGTGCCGTATCGTCCTAACGCATCTTTTTGTGCAACAGTGGCTTAA
- a CDS encoding acyl-CoA transferase: MTSKREQALQGLFLCLQTGLPDISVLRNEVLTTAIPETGLVVLRDGDPGEPDILLSPPRYIYKHRADIEVFVQNADAAQREAGLDQLITQIGAALETAGTLDGVIDILNPGSPELLTEPIEGAAAIKAATLPVTLEYVTANPLI; the protein is encoded by the coding sequence ATGACATCAAAACGCGAACAGGCCCTGCAGGGCCTTTTTTTATGCCTGCAAACAGGATTGCCCGACATCAGCGTGCTTCGCAATGAAGTGCTGACCACGGCCATTCCTGAAACTGGGCTTGTGGTGCTGCGCGATGGTGATCCCGGAGAGCCGGATATTCTGCTCTCACCGCCGCGTTACATTTACAAGCACCGCGCCGATATTGAGGTGTTCGTACAAAACGCCGATGCCGCACAGCGTGAAGCTGGTCTTGATCAGCTGATCACACAAATTGGCGCTGCTCTGGAAACTGCAGGCACGCTTGATGGTGTCATAGACATTTTAAACCCCGGAAGCCCTGAATTATTGACGGAACCGATTGAAGGTGCCGCTGCAATCAAGGCTGCCACACTGCCTGTCACGTTGGAATATGTGACAGCAAACCCACTCATTTAA
- a CDS encoding DUF1833 domain-containing protein, translating into MPDPTLNAAIAEAYASAPSDIVILHTLELRHPDFRDDEDQPIAVRLVRDHQDLSAKLEDTAPLNPDEYVTFIAMGFDLELPPVDTSPVPEITVTIDNVSRELIKHLDAAVESAEKIEIAYRPYLSNDLSGPQVDPPITLILSEVEADVSRVVGRARMLDIGNKSFPLEVYTATRFPGLTR; encoded by the coding sequence ATGCCTGATCCCACCTTAAATGCAGCAATTGCCGAAGCCTATGCTTCTGCGCCAAGTGATATCGTGATTTTACACACGCTGGAGCTTCGCCATCCTGATTTCAGGGATGATGAAGACCAGCCCATTGCTGTGCGTTTGGTGCGGGACCATCAAGACTTATCAGCCAAGCTGGAGGATACCGCACCTTTAAACCCAGACGAATATGTCACCTTCATTGCTATGGGCTTTGATCTGGAGCTGCCGCCAGTTGATACCTCGCCAGTGCCGGAAATCACGGTCACGATTGATAATGTCAGTCGTGAGCTGATCAAGCATCTGGATGCTGCTGTTGAGAGCGCAGAAAAAATTGAGATCGCCTATCGCCCGTATTTAAGCAATGATCTGTCAGGGCCGCAGGTGGACCCACCGATCACGTTGATCTTGAGTGAAGTCGAAGCCGATGTCAGCCGCGTTGTTGGCCGCGCCCGTATGCTGGATATCGGTAATAAAAGCTTTCCGCTCGAGGTCTACACCGCCACGCGCTTTCCCGGGCTAACACGCTAA
- a CDS encoding phage tail protein encodes MFACVHMLHNPFMPARGRDIFAVDHPITIREWLDEAGITEFERPTICLFNGEAVLREQWHKITIGLSDIVTFITLPQGGGGGGGKILRSVLTIAVMVAAPYAGAALAGAIGVTSTVGIALVTAGVAFAGSALLNVLVPPPVPSTSLNSGFGNTPAASPTYSLQAQGNQARLSQPIPVVYGRHIVYPDLAATPYSLYQNNEQYLHQLHCIGQGEYDLEQIRIEDTPISSFEEIDYEIVQPGDAVTLFDTDVVTAPEVAGQELLSTGDGGDWVGPFVANPAQTNCHQISVDIVMPRGVYYANDSGGLNNRTITWQFEARQIDDDGTAIDAWQTLGSETLTAATNTPQRMTFDYAMAVGRYEVRALRTDAKDTSARAGHELRWGGLKAVLDQTPDFGDVTLIAMKMRATDNLSQRSSRMVNCLVTRKLPVWDEATGWSAPQTTRSIAWALADIARSQYGGKLNDSRIDLTQLKALDANWQARGDYFDAVFDQTVTVWEALSRTARCGRAVSFMQSGTVRFVRDEQRSIPVALFSPRNIVKNSLKIQYLLASDDTADSVTVEYFSKETWQTAEETVSLPDSTSDQPARVRLFGCTEKAQAIREGKYMAAANRYRRRLVTFQTELEGLIPTYGDLIAIAHDMPSWGQGAEVTAVDGNVLSLSEPLEWSEELGDHFISLRKADGSVSGPWLVLPGETPSQVVLQDELDFTPYTGELQERTHIAFGAGEKWSTLARVTAVRPRGELVEISAVAENPVVHTADQ; translated from the coding sequence ATGTTTGCTTGTGTCCACATGCTTCACAATCCATTTATGCCAGCACGCGGACGCGATATTTTTGCGGTCGATCATCCCATCACCATTCGTGAATGGCTGGATGAAGCGGGTATTACAGAATTTGAACGCCCAACCATTTGCCTATTTAATGGCGAAGCGGTGTTACGAGAACAATGGCATAAAATAACCATTGGTCTGTCTGATATCGTCACCTTTATCACACTTCCCCAAGGTGGTGGCGGTGGGGGTGGCAAGATTTTACGATCCGTCTTGACCATTGCCGTCATGGTTGCGGCCCCTTATGCCGGAGCTGCGCTCGCTGGAGCAATTGGTGTCACCAGCACTGTAGGAATTGCACTGGTAACCGCTGGTGTGGCATTTGCCGGAAGTGCGCTATTGAATGTCTTGGTGCCGCCGCCTGTGCCATCAACCAGTTTGAATAGTGGCTTTGGTAATACGCCTGCAGCCAGCCCGACCTATTCACTTCAAGCCCAAGGCAATCAGGCGCGATTAAGTCAGCCTATCCCGGTGGTCTACGGTAGGCACATTGTCTATCCCGACTTGGCCGCAACGCCATATTCGCTCTATCAGAATAACGAGCAGTATTTGCATCAGCTTCACTGCATTGGTCAGGGTGAATATGATCTGGAGCAGATCCGTATTGAGGATACGCCGATCAGCTCCTTTGAAGAAATTGACTATGAAATCGTACAGCCCGGCGATGCTGTAACGCTATTTGATACGGATGTGGTCACCGCTCCCGAGGTCGCCGGACAGGAATTACTCAGCACTGGCGATGGCGGTGATTGGGTTGGGCCTTTTGTGGCCAACCCCGCACAAACCAACTGCCACCAGATCAGTGTCGATATTGTCATGCCGCGTGGGGTTTATTACGCCAATGACAGTGGCGGTCTGAATAATCGAACCATCACATGGCAATTTGAAGCGCGTCAGATTGATGATGACGGTACAGCCATTGACGCATGGCAGACATTGGGGAGTGAAACCCTCACAGCAGCCACCAATACGCCGCAACGCATGACGTTTGATTATGCGATGGCGGTGGGGCGTTATGAAGTGCGGGCTTTGAGAACCGATGCCAAGGATACTTCTGCCAGAGCTGGACATGAGCTTCGCTGGGGCGGTTTAAAAGCTGTCTTAGATCAAACACCTGATTTTGGTGATGTCACGCTCATCGCCATGAAAATGCGGGCTACGGATAATTTATCGCAACGCTCCTCACGGATGGTGAACTGCCTTGTCACGCGCAAATTACCTGTGTGGGATGAAGCCACTGGATGGTCAGCACCACAAACCACACGATCCATTGCATGGGCTCTCGCTGATATCGCCCGCAGCCAATATGGCGGCAAGCTGAATGATAGCCGGATTGATCTGACGCAGCTAAAGGCGCTGGATGCCAATTGGCAAGCACGTGGCGATTATTTCGATGCTGTGTTTGATCAAACAGTCACGGTTTGGGAAGCATTAAGCCGAACAGCACGTTGTGGTCGTGCCGTGAGTTTCATGCAGAGTGGCACTGTTCGCTTTGTGAGAGATGAGCAACGTTCGATCCCGGTCGCGTTATTCAGCCCCCGCAATATCGTCAAGAACAGCCTCAAAATCCAGTATCTGTTGGCCAGTGATGATACAGCGGATAGCGTTACGGTAGAGTATTTCTCAAAGGAGACATGGCAAACGGCAGAAGAAACCGTCAGCCTGCCGGATAGCACCAGCGATCAACCCGCCCGGGTGCGATTGTTTGGCTGCACTGAAAAGGCTCAAGCCATTCGTGAAGGCAAATATATGGCCGCAGCCAATCGCTATCGCAGGCGTTTGGTGACCTTTCAAACCGAGTTGGAAGGCTTGATCCCCACCTATGGTGATCTGATTGCTATTGCCCATGATATGCCAAGCTGGGGCCAAGGTGCCGAGGTTACTGCGGTTGATGGTAATGTTCTGAGCTTATCGGAGCCATTGGAATGGTCCGAGGAGCTTGGCGATCATTTCATCAGTCTGCGTAAAGCTGATGGCAGCGTTTCGGGTCCGTGGCTTGTTCTACCCGGTGAGACACCCAGTCAGGTGGTTTTGCAGGATGAACTCGACTTCACGCCCTACACCGGAGAGCTGCAGGAGCGCACGCATATTGCCTTTGGCGCTGGTGAAAAATGGAGCACGCTGGCCCGCGTCACAGCTGTTCGGCCTCGCGGTGAGCTCGTTGAAATCAGCGCCGTTGCTGAAAATCCGGTCGTCCATACCGCCGACCAATAA
- a CDS encoding glycoside hydrolase family protein, whose translation MRHITQNGLDLIKRFEGFSRTVYFCPAGYPTIGYGHVVKDDEDFSAGIDEAKGEELLRQDAQIAERAVLRLINVPLTDGQFDALVSFSYNLGGGALQRSTLRRKINREEHAEVPEQLMRWVWAGGRKLKGLVRRRAAEAGLYAV comes from the coding sequence ATGAGACATATCACACAAAACGGACTGGACCTGATCAAACGGTTCGAGGGCTTCTCTCGGACCGTTTATTTTTGTCCGGCTGGTTATCCGACCATCGGCTATGGTCATGTTGTCAAAGACGACGAGGACTTTTCGGCAGGCATTGATGAGGCGAAAGGAGAAGAGCTTTTACGTCAAGATGCCCAGATCGCAGAACGTGCTGTTTTGCGCCTGATTAACGTACCGCTGACAGACGGTCAGTTTGATGCACTGGTGTCGTTCTCCTATAATCTCGGCGGTGGCGCACTCCAACGCTCAACTTTGCGCCGTAAAATCAACCGCGAGGAACACGCCGAAGTGCCAGAACAATTAATGCGCTGGGTCTGGGCTGGTGGCCGTAAGCTCAAAGGATTGGTTCGGCGACGGGCAGCAGAGGCTGGATTATACGCGGTTTAA
- a CDS encoding DUF45 domain-containing protein: MKSIACTISYGKTEIDYELLMMNRKSLEIAVHPDKSVVVKAPKTSSLEAIEGKVKKRARWIKRQISYFNQFDPRTPDRKYVGGESHLYLGRKYRLKIEVSDKDKVLLKNGYFCIDATSSKPEHIEKLMDSWYRRRAKMYLSKIFDDCWDSFKKGDLNKPNLKLQKMDKRWGSLSGKGQLTLNVNLIQTPKECIEYVVIHELCHLIHHNHGTEFYKLLDRTLPDWMKRKHKLEMALI; the protein is encoded by the coding sequence ATGAAAAGTATTGCCTGCACCATCAGCTACGGCAAAACAGAAATTGACTACGAACTTTTGATGATGAATCGTAAATCGTTAGAAATCGCTGTCCATCCTGACAAAAGTGTCGTGGTCAAAGCGCCGAAAACCTCATCGCTTGAAGCTATTGAAGGTAAGGTCAAGAAAAGAGCCCGATGGATTAAACGGCAAATTTCTTATTTCAACCAGTTTGATCCAAGGACCCCGGACAGGAAATATGTTGGCGGTGAAAGCCACCTCTATCTTGGTCGAAAATACAGACTTAAAATAGAAGTATCTGACAAAGATAAAGTGCTTTTGAAAAATGGCTATTTCTGTATCGATGCGACTTCCAGCAAACCAGAGCACATAGAGAAGCTTATGGATTCTTGGTACAGAAGACGGGCGAAGATGTACCTGTCTAAAATCTTTGATGATTGCTGGGACAGTTTCAAAAAAGGAGACTTAAACAAGCCAAATCTGAAACTGCAAAAAATGGACAAACGATGGGGTAGCTTATCGGGAAAAGGTCAGCTCACGCTTAATGTCAATCTTATTCAAACACCTAAGGAGTGCATTGAATACGTTGTTATTCATGAGCTTTGCCACCTTATCCATCATAACCATGGGACTGAGTTTTATAAACTGCTTGACCGCACATTACCTGATTGGATGAAGCGGAAACACAAACTTGAGATGGCTTTAATTTAA